A portion of the Plasmodium gaboni strain SY75 chromosome 5, whole genome shotgun sequence genome contains these proteins:
- a CDS encoding putative ubiquitin carboxyl-terminal hydrolase 2, producing MDTLSNTNTPNKNVLLDKIQILNLFKILDNLPFEPKSDKEIWYIVNKEFIDNLRYYECGKSDSYSNIINNKIFLEDYNNVNTKSRIVKEYENSNGVGFLLYPEKAIEILEKHFIFDVKIPRAVYAYKTNRKEKIIYKVDIQPLKIVVYSKNPNEHSNPSKMKIVILRNDTVENVLKEIVGTVDSGTFRKNLFYSDELDNKREKNWKGLYIFNCIEYALSKKVCEFSIDENSCLLITSERPDIKCIMNRSNNNVSYSKKEGHNRRMEIHSGLKNNNNDDDEENDYFDDNNNNNNNNSMSEIEKRSISYIFDKGGDRGLINLGNTCFLNSSLQCLSKILKFSNYFLSGSFWNHINYSNPVGQHGRLAKAYYETLTEMWKINKRDCPYAPKVLKEAISEKRDEFYGYQQHDSQELLAFLLDGLHEDLNLIRKKPYYEEKLQGGVDKLDVDVAEASWNRHKEINNSIIVDLFQGQYRSRLQCPKCKKVSITFDPFMYLSIPLPPKKNHRVWFHVILSRDIPIAIRFSCTFNGSQEVLKLKIFFLNIIKNMKNKKRNILLHSKSIIKNNKYPHEGSNAFNFHSKFLDDNKNDLYDENEYNNNNNNNNNINSNNINDDVSNYIKALKNKSKITNTLKEQDIQIIYESICSMCNISSIDELEVNNLCFLYTKLKNLACNNFFQVLNNSDFVTEPHTRNGKGISHIFVYILPKIFGHLIDKNIDLKVDECLEVLTNSTVTTNNTSLKDEEDINIRTETNDKKTVKNKHCTNKIVKKRKGLLSNPLRKGTLGPDHQKYYQEDDVEENIENTNEINIQQQQEDNKIINNNHNDNIKKNSNEYISYNDLLNDQAFLNDNYHYLNDKYFSVLIVPLCKDEQLLYKMKNNDLPLLYNIPFNYTLEELYNKVKYSYNKNNHIKASIMKMNSCLKMEKNDMSNSLYHKNKNIESPKKDNTLNGTGHNIDIYQNDDNNNMNVNGCKGIDTCYNLDDKININGNDISNKYANSMLNEYNNNNNNSNSNNNIVNDEEDNSYDDFLDKFSLYLPCYNLKEEWNPKDNLGLELKRDGTYLSDYIKNSEEKRLIIIYLNTVGMEDELSLDIKTLTFVDLEEKYGIDTCLKLFSEEEHLDENNTWYCSNCKLHVQAYKKLDLFRMPIILILHLKRFNNTNRWLRTKIDSYVYYPHKEKEYLNMAPYILPDGLKHMTKLNPKYAPLYELIGVNCHTGSLCGGHYFAYVKLNDQWYNFNDSCVSTIDEAEVNTKNAYLLFYQLISHKNEKFSGYAQTRNLDEQQAILMANASYYN from the exons atggacACGTTATCTAATACAAATACCCCcaataaaaatgtattacTAGACAAGATACAGATTTTAAACTTATTTAAAATTCTTGATAATTTACCATTTGAACCCAAAAGTGATAAAGAAATATG GTATATAGTCAATAAAGAGTTCATAGATAATTTAAGATACTATGAGTGTGGAAAAAGTGACAGTTATTCAAATATCataaacaataaaatatttttagaagattataataatgtaaataCAAAAAGTAGGATTGTCaaagaatatgaaaataGTAATGGCGTGGGTTTTCTTCTATACCCAGAAAAGGCTATAGAAATATTAGAAAAACATTTTATCTTTGATGTAAAAATTCCAAGAGCAGTATATGCttataaaacaaatagaaaagaaaaaataatatataaggTTGATATCCAACCATTAAAAATTGTTgtatattcaaaaaatcCTAATGAGCATTCTAATCCTtcaaaaatgaaaattgTGATTTTAAGAAATGATACGGTTgaaaatgttttaaaagag ATTGTTGGAACTGTCGATAGTGGCACATTCCGTAAGAATTTATTTTACTCAGACGAATTAGACAACAAAAGAGAAAAGAATTGGAAAGgcttatatatatttaattgtATTGAATATGCTTTATCAAAAAAAGTATGTGAATTTTCTATTGATGAGAATTCTTGTTTATTAATAACTAGCGAAAGACCtgatataaaatgtataatgaatagaagtaataataatgtaagTTATAGTAAAAAGGAAGGACATAATAGAAGGATGGAAATTCATAGTGgattaaaaaataataataatgatgatgatgaagaaaatgattattttgatgacaacaacaataataataataataatagtatgAGTGAGATTGAAAAAAGAAGTATtagttatatatttgataaaGGAGGTGATCGTGGTCTTATAAATTTAGGAAATACatgttttttaaattcatCATTACAATGTTTATCTAAgattttaaaattttcaaattattttttgagTGGTTCTTTTTGgaatcatataaattattcaaATCCAGTTGGTCAACATGGAAGATTAGCAAAAGCATATTATGAGACGTTAACTGAAATGTGgaaaattaataaaagagATTGCCCTTATGCACCTAAAGTCTTAAAAGAAGCGATAAGTGAAAAGAGAGATGAATTTTATGGATATCAACAACATGATTCACAAGAATTGTTAGCATTTTTATTAGATGGGTTACATGAAGATTTAAATTTGATTAGAAAAAAACCTTATTATGAAGAAAAGTTACAAGGAGGTGTTGATAAATTAGATGTTGATGTAGCTGAAGCTTCATGGAATAGACataaagaaattaataattctaTAATTGTAGATTTATTTCAAGGTCAATATAGATCAAGATTACAATGTCCTAAGTGTAAAAAAGTTAGTATAACCTTTGATCcttttatgtatttatcAATTCCATTACctccaaaaaaaaatcatcGAGTATGGTTTCATGTAATACTTAGTCGAGATATTCCTATTGCTATTAGATTTTCTTGTACATTTAATGGTTCTCAAGAAgtattaaaattaaagattttctttttaaatataataaagaatatgaaaaacaagaaaagaaatatattattacatagTAAATCCATaatcaaaaataataaatatcCTCATGAGGGTAGCAATGCATTTAATTTTCATTCCAAGTTTTtagatgataataaaaatgatttatatgacgaaaatgaatataacaacaacaacaataataataataatattaatagtaataatataaatgatgatgttagtaattatattaaagctttaaaaaataaatcaaaaatTACCAACACTTTGAAAGAACAAGATATACAAATCATATATGAAAGTATATGTTCTATGTGTAATATATCATCTATTGATGAATTAGAAGTTAATAATCTTTGTTTTCTTTatacaaaattaaaaaatttagcatgtaataatttttttcaagtGTTAAATAATTCCGATTTTGTAACAGAACCACATACAAGAAATGGTAAGGGAATTAGTCATATCTTTGTTTATATACTTCCTAAAATATTTGGTCATTTaattgataaaaatattgattTAAAAGTAGATGAATGTCTAGAAGTATTAACAAACTCGACTGTTACAACAAATAATACTAGTCTTaaagatgaagaagatataaatataagaaCAGAGACCAATGATAAGAAAAcagtaaaaaataaacattgtactaataaaattgtaaaaaaaagaaaaggatTATTATCCAACCCTTTAAGAAAAGGAACACTTGGACCAGATcatcaaaaatattatcaagAAGATGATgtagaagaaaatatagaaaatactaatgaaataaatatacaacaacaacaagaagataataaaattataaataataatcataatgataatattaaaaaaaattcaaacgaatatatatcatataatgatttattaaatgatcAAGCTTTTctaaatgataattatcattatttaaatgacaaatatttttctgTTCTTATTGTTCCATTGTGTAAAGATGAACaacttttatataaaatgaaaaataatgatttaccattattatataatattccTTTTAATTACACTCTagaagaattatataataaggttaaatattcatataataaaaataatcatataaaagcatcaataatgaaaatgaatAGTTGTTTAAAGATGGAAAAAAATGACATGAGCAATTCATTATATCATAAGAATAAAAACATTGAAAGTCCTAAAAAGGATAATACTTTAAATGGTACAGGCCataatattgatatttatcaaaatgatgataataataatatgaatgtTAATGGTTGTAAAGGTATTGACACTTGTTACAACCTTGACgataaaattaatattaatggTAATGATATTAGTAATAAATATGCAAATAGTATGCttaatgaatataataataataataataatagtaatagtaataataatattgtaaaTGATGAAGAGGATAATAGTTATGATGATTTCCTAGATAAGTTTAGTTTATATTTACCATGctataatttaaaagaagaatGGAATCCGAAAGATAATTTAGGATTAGAATTAAAAAGAGATGGTACATATTTATCagattatataaaaaattcagaagaaaaaagacttatcataatatatttaaatacGGTTGGTATGGAAGATGAATTATCATTAGATATTAAAACATTAACATTTGTCGAtttagaagaaaaatatggTATCGATACTTgtttaaaattattttcagAAGAAGAACATCtagatgaaaataatacGTGGTATTGTAGTAATTGTAAATTACATGTACAGgcatataaaaaattagatCTATTTCGTATGCctattatattaatattacatCTAAAAAGATTTAATAATACCAATAGATGGTTAAGAACAAAAATTGattcatatgtatattatccacataaagaaaaagaatatCTAAATATGGCACCATATATATTACCAGATGGATTAAAACATATGACCAAATTAAATCCAAAATATGCTCCACTCTATGAATTAATTGGAGTCAATTGTCATACAGGTAGCTTATGTGGAGGTCATTATTTTGCATATGTTAAATTAAATGATCAATGGTATAACTTTAATGATTCATGTGTATCTACTATTGATGAAGCTGAAgttaatacaaaaaatgCTTACCTCCTATTTTATCAGTTAATATCTCATAAGAATGAGAAATTTTCAGGATATGCTCAAACCAGGAATTTGGATGAACAACAGGCAATCCTTATGGCAAACGCAagttattataattaa